In Perca fluviatilis chromosome 18, GENO_Pfluv_1.0, whole genome shotgun sequence, one genomic interval encodes:
- the LOC120546178 gene encoding uncharacterized protein LOC120546178 yields the protein MEQLQDEVSSVLWTLGKPELIKVCHQLKCSEPSGVGFQGLSRRALGRLAENTLDELEECEESDGFQQFLSGLLSFIKSMQGHDTEQTETQPKEPSEMERLKEEYAQLQQAQAEARHALEEKIQALGDQLSNATIAREQNVTTTTPLIAPEVTIRREFRISGQIGEAGQRDKLSFTSLTNQIESGLKKGYSETDIIEAVVKAVSPGIHLRDLLEIKRDLTLSTLKTILRGHYKVDSSSDLLHRLINIFQEPKESAQNFLFRAIELREKLSGGENDGEQFSPDLIQRKFLRSLETGLLSPMA from the coding sequence ATGGAGCAGCTCCAGGATGAAGTCAGCTCAGTATTGTGGACATTGGGAAAGCCGGAACTCATAAAGGTGTGTCATCAATTGAAGTGTAGTGAACCATCAGGGGTAGGATTCCAAGGCTTATCCCGTCGTGCCCTGGGTCGTCTGGCAGAGAATACTCTGGATGAGTTGGAGGAGTGTGAAGAATCTGATGGGTTCCAACAGTTTCTTAGCGGCCTCCTGTCTTTTATAAAGTCCATGCAGGGACATGACACTgagcaaacagaaacacaacctAAGGAACCTAGTGAAATGGAGAGGTTAAAAGAGGAGTATGCTCAGCTTCAGCAGGCCCAGGCAGAGGCACGCCATGCACTGGAGGAGAAGATTCAGGCACTAGGAGATCAGTTGAGCAATGCAACCATAGCCAGGGAGCAGAACGTCACCACGACTACACCCCTTATAGCACCAGAGGTGACAATAAGGAGAGAGTTCCGGATCAGTGGGCAAATAGGGGAGGCCGGACAGAGAGATAAACTCTCCTTCACTAGCCTTACTAACCAAATTGAGTCTGGATTAAAGAAAGGTTATTCAGAGACGGACATTATTGAGGCTGTGGTGAAAGCTGTAAGTCCTGGTATCCACCTACGTGACCTATTGGAAATTAAGAGAGACCTCACACTTTCCACTCTGAAAACCATCCTGAGAGGCCACTATAAAGTTGATTCATCCTCTGATCTCCTCCATCGGCTCATAAACATATTCCAGGAACCTAAGGAATCTGCACAGAACTTCCTCTTCAGGGCAATTGAGCTCAGGGAGAAACTGTCCGGAGGTGAGAATGATGGTGAACAGTTCAGCCCCGACCTAATCCAACGCAAGTTTCTGCGTTCATTAGAGACTGGTCTTCttagtcccatggcatga